From Watersipora subatra chromosome 8, tzWatSuba1.1, whole genome shotgun sequence, a single genomic window includes:
- the LOC137402158 gene encoding transient receptor potential cation channel subfamily M member-like 2 has protein sequence MMKMMSELGFLIVVLVTIILVFGVVTQAIIFPESVLNDVLIRNIVYKPYYQMYGELFLEDYQTGFTSILLGFYMILTNIFLLNLLIAMFSHKFAKVQEKAELL, from the exons ATGATGAAAATG ATGAGTGAGCTGGGATTCCTAATAGTTGTTCTTGTGACGATCATTCTTGTCTTTGGAGTTGTCACTCAGGCAATCATATTTCCTGAATCAGTTCTCAATGATGTTCTGATACGAAATATTGTCTACAAACCATATTATCAGATGTACGGAGAGCTGTTCCTTGAAGATTATCAaa cGGGATTCACATCTATTCTTCTTGGTTTCTACATGATCCTGACAAACATTTTTCTTCTTAACCTGCTGATTGCCATGTTCAg CCACAAATTTGCCAAAGTTCAAGAAAAGGCTGAACTTCTGTAG